A genomic window from Actinomycetaceae bacterium MB13-C1-2 includes:
- a CDS encoding ribokinase, with protein MKPTDNLVVVVGSANVDLVVATSRIPRAGETVLGGELKYSPGGKGANQACAAAKAGGCRTAMIGALGTDSLAGISRKSMEDCGVDVSGLQTVEGPNGTALITVDSNGENAIVVAPGANARLEVGHQQKEIIRQASVLLGQMEIPLPELIVAAKARSRGIPFILNAAPSQPLPYGLWRETDVLVVNEHEARDLVSILRSAEEADRIHRDGVENLARVLLTRVASVIVTLGSAGAMYFEQDSAPVYEPALPARTIDTVGAGDTFCGALAARVAKGETITDAVKFASAASALAVEKVGAQEAIPTYDEVVSKLESVRKK; from the coding sequence ATGAAACCAACAGACAATTTGGTTGTAGTCGTTGGGTCCGCCAACGTTGATTTAGTCGTTGCGACCAGTCGGATACCCAGGGCTGGAGAAACGGTGCTTGGAGGTGAACTCAAGTACTCGCCCGGGGGCAAGGGGGCAAATCAAGCCTGTGCTGCAGCGAAGGCGGGTGGCTGTCGGACGGCGATGATAGGAGCGCTGGGCACTGATAGCCTCGCCGGGATTTCGCGAAAGTCGATGGAAGACTGTGGCGTAGATGTGTCGGGGCTCCAGACCGTTGAAGGTCCAAACGGAACGGCACTGATAACGGTGGACTCGAATGGAGAGAATGCAATCGTCGTTGCTCCCGGGGCTAATGCGAGACTAGAGGTTGGCCATCAGCAAAAAGAGATCATTCGGCAGGCCAGCGTTCTACTAGGTCAGATGGAGATCCCCCTTCCTGAACTGATTGTGGCCGCAAAGGCGAGATCCCGAGGCATTCCTTTCATTCTGAACGCCGCACCATCGCAACCCTTGCCTTACGGCCTGTGGAGAGAGACCGATGTGCTGGTCGTGAACGAACATGAAGCCAGGGACCTAGTCTCGATTCTGAGGAGTGCCGAGGAAGCTGACCGGATTCACCGGGATGGAGTAGAGAACCTAGCACGCGTTCTCTTAACTCGAGTGGCGTCGGTTATTGTCACACTCGGTAGCGCCGGGGCCATGTATTTCGAGCAAGACTCGGCGCCGGTTTATGAGCCAGCTTTACCTGCACGAACGATTGACACCGTTGGCGCCGGTGACACCTTTTGCGGAGCACTAGCTGCACGCGTAGCCAAAGGAGAAACGATCACCGATGCCGTGAAGTTTGCCTCCGCTGCCTCAGCGCTGGCGGTAGAAAAGGTCGGTGCCCAAGAAGCTATACCGACGTATGACGAAGTCGTCTCAAAGCTTGAATCCGTCAGGAAGAAGTAA
- a CDS encoding ADP-ribosylglycohydrolase family protein, with amino-acid sequence MRLTWAQPEDLLPHEFVQSSAEGLDIAPWLQRWVEAGGDPIPAVSGASQVPASPELRELARKLLAEIDESIAANSDDEPNDWESIRALIDTDSALFCRADSQYRRRVYGAWLGRSVGCLLGKPVEKIPREGIEEILRATGRWPLQSWFTEVGLPAEVARRWPWNRRSAPVALEENISGMPEDDDLNYPILALELVEDRGPDFTTDDVATLWLNSLPAGRAFTAERAAYRNILDARPVPETATHLNPFREWIGALIRADLFGWINPGSLDTAVNMAWRDARLSHTRNGIYGAMWSAALCWASLGASTVEEVLDEAIKVVPPKSRLHAAITFGRDLGRQCELSGDDAETDVRIALDSLHEEYGHLHWVHVLNNAATIAFALSAGKGNFVTSISLAVTAGWDTDSVGATVGAVVGALAEGDIDSYWTEPIEGRIATSVPAKNLTDGSLAIAGLVERTCALGDRRS; translated from the coding sequence ATGCGACTTACGTGGGCACAGCCAGAGGATCTTCTTCCGCACGAGTTTGTTCAGAGCTCTGCAGAGGGACTGGACATAGCGCCGTGGTTGCAACGGTGGGTTGAGGCGGGTGGTGACCCGATCCCTGCGGTGAGCGGCGCTTCACAGGTTCCTGCCTCGCCCGAACTAAGGGAGCTTGCGAGAAAGTTACTTGCAGAAATCGATGAGTCGATCGCTGCGAATTCAGATGATGAACCGAATGACTGGGAATCGATCCGCGCACTTATTGACACTGATTCTGCCCTCTTTTGTCGTGCGGATTCACAGTACAGGCGTCGTGTCTACGGGGCATGGCTGGGAAGAAGTGTTGGCTGTTTGCTCGGAAAGCCGGTTGAAAAGATTCCTCGTGAAGGAATAGAGGAGATTCTCCGCGCTACCGGTCGTTGGCCGCTTCAGTCTTGGTTCACCGAAGTGGGGCTACCTGCCGAGGTGGCAAGACGATGGCCATGGAATCGAAGGAGTGCGCCCGTAGCTCTGGAAGAAAACATCTCTGGGATGCCCGAGGACGACGACCTTAACTATCCAATCCTGGCGCTAGAACTCGTGGAAGATCGGGGGCCAGACTTCACCACGGACGATGTTGCCACACTGTGGTTGAACTCGTTGCCAGCTGGACGTGCTTTTACAGCCGAAAGGGCGGCATACCGAAACATATTGGACGCACGACCTGTTCCGGAAACAGCTACTCATCTCAACCCGTTCCGCGAATGGATCGGAGCGCTGATTCGTGCTGACTTGTTCGGTTGGATAAACCCCGGGAGCTTGGACACGGCTGTAAATATGGCCTGGCGTGATGCTCGTCTGTCACACACGAGGAACGGAATCTACGGCGCAATGTGGAGCGCTGCCCTGTGCTGGGCGTCTCTAGGTGCTAGCACTGTAGAGGAAGTGTTGGATGAAGCCATAAAGGTTGTTCCCCCAAAGTCGCGTCTTCACGCGGCAATAACATTCGGACGCGATTTGGGTCGTCAGTGCGAGCTATCTGGGGATGATGCGGAGACGGATGTGCGCATCGCGCTTGACTCTCTCCACGAAGAGTACGGGCATCTGCACTGGGTGCACGTCTTGAACAATGCCGCCACCATCGCTTTTGCGCTGAGTGCTGGTAAGGGGAACTTTGTTACCAGCATTTCGCTCGCGGTGACTGCAGGTTGGGATACGGATTCGGTGGGCGCAACCGTGGGAGCCGTGGTCGGAGCACTCGCAGAAGGAGACATTGATTCTTATTGGACCGAACCGATCGAGGGCAGGATTGCTACTTCAGTTCCCGCCAAGAATCTGACTGACGGATCTTTAGCCATAGCGGGTCTGGTGGAGCGCACTTGCGCATTGGGAGACAGACGATCATGA
- a CDS encoding ADP-ribosylglycohydrolase family protein, protein MSWLEDRAIAVVTGAAVGDALGGAVEGWTPEQIEERHGGRVEGIVAPWFPNWREARPIAPYYKGDGHVTDDTLMTQLLVEVYAKRRSHLDAYAMASDMVPLMIGEPRWVPELDMSALVLQRVFLAEKWLVARLHYGHVDPREAGVGNIVNCGAAMYMAPVGVVNPGDPRAAYTEAIDIAGAHQSSYGREAAGVFAAMVAAALSSEATVDSVTEEAISLAHDGTKGALIAVAEAAKGFGRVGSSDEERRRFQQVLREAVAPFDTVGDAYREMSMDARRPSRTKSIEELPVALGMIIGYQGDYKESVLGAVNYGRDADSIAVMAGAVCSALGGSESVPSIWLDQVEAASKMDIRATGRLLGAVATEIVQSDLNASQRRAVTLDQVLHSKDG, encoded by the coding sequence GTGAGTTGGCTTGAAGACCGTGCCATCGCCGTTGTAACAGGAGCTGCCGTTGGTGATGCTCTCGGTGGTGCGGTTGAGGGGTGGACCCCTGAGCAAATCGAAGAACGCCATGGTGGCCGTGTTGAAGGTATCGTCGCTCCATGGTTTCCCAACTGGCGGGAGGCGAGGCCAATTGCGCCCTATTACAAGGGAGACGGCCACGTCACAGACGACACACTGATGACCCAGCTATTGGTCGAGGTGTACGCAAAACGTAGGTCTCATTTGGATGCGTATGCCATGGCGTCGGACATGGTTCCTCTAATGATTGGTGAGCCCCGCTGGGTTCCGGAGTTGGACATGTCCGCTCTGGTGCTCCAGCGGGTCTTCCTAGCAGAGAAATGGCTAGTAGCACGTTTGCACTACGGTCATGTAGATCCTCGTGAAGCCGGAGTGGGCAACATCGTCAACTGCGGGGCCGCCATGTATATGGCGCCGGTGGGAGTGGTAAACCCTGGCGATCCACGAGCTGCCTATACGGAAGCCATTGACATTGCTGGGGCACACCAATCCAGTTATGGCCGCGAAGCAGCCGGAGTTTTCGCGGCGATGGTTGCGGCTGCCTTATCGTCCGAAGCCACGGTTGACTCGGTTACCGAGGAAGCGATCTCGTTGGCTCACGACGGCACCAAGGGTGCTCTGATCGCGGTGGCCGAGGCCGCAAAGGGCTTTGGCCGCGTCGGTTCAAGCGATGAAGAAAGACGAAGGTTTCAACAGGTTCTCCGGGAAGCAGTAGCGCCTTTCGATACGGTGGGTGACGCCTACCGAGAGATGTCTATGGATGCGCGACGTCCATCGCGCACTAAGTCGATTGAAGAGCTTCCTGTGGCCCTGGGAATGATTATTGGTTACCAGGGAGACTACAAAGAGTCGGTGTTGGGCGCAGTTAACTACGGGCGGGATGCAGACTCGATTGCTGTCATGGCCGGAGCTGTTTGCTCAGCGCTTGGAGGTTCAGAGTCGGTGCCGTCCATCTGGTTGGATCAGGTCGAGGCCGCGTCGAAGATGGACATTCGTGCGACTGGTCGACTGTTGGGTGCGGTAGCAACTGAAATTGTCCAGTCGGACCTCAACGCGAGTCAGAGAAGAGCGGTGACCTTGGATCAGGTGTTGCACTCCAAAGATGGATAG
- a CDS encoding sugar ABC transporter substrate-binding protein, with protein MKHKPLTATISAVVLGLSLSACGSSAESTAKDQSDSPTAESSDEVVTLTFQSLSDQPAAIAATEEIVGAWNSANPDVQVKIVPAGWDGIYDKLITQFNGGAAPDIIHYEAASIVPFARDGYLADLSPYMSEEKKADIPEGVLKTVTVDDQIIAYPTEIQTYVAFANRGMLEKAGIEVPAGDTLSWDELRDIAAKVSDGTSYGIGWGLKSPTATFMAMAPGFGGTFFEGTGVDATIRVEDPELALPKLVDAMAHEDNSILPVTLTQSGSEALATFYAGQVAMTIQGSYQAANMAVDAPDDIDWVVLPPLAGPDGPAQAANPQTLSVSIDSKHIEESAAFIDFFTDAQNLVKINQADALIPATNSARELMSEELGDENGWDIILESGKYVTDAPYLFVDQYPQWKDTIATPAFQRFLAQENDAAALAEQLVSGWNSISQ; from the coding sequence ATGAAACATAAGCCACTAACCGCTACTATCTCCGCAGTTGTACTCGGCCTCTCGCTGTCTGCATGCGGTTCATCTGCAGAGTCAACGGCGAAGGATCAGTCCGACAGCCCGACAGCCGAGTCTTCGGATGAGGTCGTTACCCTAACCTTCCAGTCCCTGTCGGACCAGCCGGCAGCGATCGCTGCGACAGAAGAGATCGTGGGCGCTTGGAACTCCGCTAACCCTGACGTGCAAGTAAAGATTGTTCCTGCGGGTTGGGATGGCATTTACGACAAGCTAATTACCCAGTTTAATGGTGGGGCGGCTCCCGACATCATCCACTACGAAGCTGCGTCGATCGTGCCGTTTGCACGTGACGGATACCTCGCGGACCTTTCTCCATACATGAGTGAGGAGAAGAAAGCTGATATCCCCGAAGGCGTACTGAAGACGGTCACCGTGGACGATCAGATTATCGCCTACCCAACCGAGATTCAGACCTACGTGGCCTTCGCGAATAGGGGCATGCTTGAAAAGGCCGGAATCGAGGTTCCCGCAGGTGACACTCTCAGTTGGGACGAACTGCGGGATATTGCAGCAAAGGTCTCCGACGGGACCAGCTATGGGATTGGTTGGGGACTCAAGAGTCCGACTGCAACTTTCATGGCCATGGCTCCGGGATTTGGCGGGACGTTCTTCGAGGGGACCGGAGTTGACGCAACGATCAGAGTCGAAGACCCAGAATTGGCACTTCCGAAACTGGTTGATGCCATGGCGCATGAAGACAACTCGATTCTCCCCGTGACACTTACTCAGAGTGGCTCGGAAGCTCTGGCCACTTTCTATGCAGGTCAAGTAGCGATGACTATCCAAGGTTCTTACCAGGCGGCCAACATGGCAGTAGACGCTCCGGACGACATTGATTGGGTCGTCCTTCCTCCTCTAGCCGGTCCAGATGGTCCTGCTCAAGCCGCGAACCCGCAAACCCTTTCGGTCAGTATCGACTCGAAGCACATTGAAGAGTCCGCTGCATTCATTGACTTCTTCACCGATGCTCAAAACCTAGTTAAGATCAACCAGGCCGACGCGCTGATTCCGGCAACGAACTCCGCGCGGGAACTGATGAGTGAAGAGCTGGGTGACGAGAACGGCTGGGACATCATTCTCGAATCGGGCAAGTATGTCACGGACGCTCCCTACCTGTTTGTGGATCAATATCCCCAGTGGAAAGACACAATCGCAACCCCAGCTTTCCAGCGTTTCTTAGCTCAAGAAAACGATGCGGCTGCACTAGCCGAACAGTTGGTTTCTGGCTGGAATAGCATCTCTCAGTAG
- a CDS encoding carbohydrate ABC transporter permease yields MRTVTRVGQYALLAVYIVFLGFPLLWLISASLKTSGELNSLSVSLIPSQWAWDNYSQALSRQGLIRSAWNSAVVALSSTLLILLISMPAAYALARIKGKFRIVGIGWILVSQVFPVILIILPLFLILRTVGLSDSLLGLTLVHTTYTLPFALWMLQGYVANIPIELEEAAAMDGAARIKVLTNIVFPLLVPGLVATAMFAFVASWNEFFFALVLLQSPDNYTLPITLKMFVGGEGKVALGPLAAGSVMAAVPSILFFSIMQKRLTGGFLAGAVKG; encoded by the coding sequence ATGCGCACAGTTACCCGTGTAGGTCAGTATGCTCTTCTGGCGGTTTACATTGTTTTCCTTGGCTTCCCGTTGCTATGGCTGATTTCGGCTTCGCTGAAGACCTCAGGGGAACTCAACTCTCTGTCGGTTTCGCTTATCCCCAGTCAATGGGCGTGGGATAACTACAGTCAGGCTTTGAGCCGGCAAGGGTTGATTCGTTCAGCTTGGAACTCGGCGGTCGTGGCGCTGTCATCGACGTTGTTGATTCTGCTTATTTCAATGCCAGCGGCTTATGCATTGGCACGGATAAAGGGAAAATTCCGGATTGTTGGAATCGGTTGGATTCTAGTTAGCCAGGTCTTCCCAGTCATCCTGATTATTCTGCCGCTGTTCTTGATTCTTCGAACGGTAGGGCTGTCGGATTCTCTGCTTGGCCTGACCCTGGTCCACACCACATACACGCTTCCCTTTGCCCTGTGGATGCTTCAAGGATACGTTGCCAACATTCCGATAGAACTTGAAGAAGCGGCCGCGATGGACGGCGCGGCAAGAATAAAGGTGCTGACCAATATCGTCTTTCCCCTGTTGGTGCCAGGTCTGGTCGCGACTGCGATGTTTGCGTTCGTAGCGTCTTGGAACGAGTTTTTCTTCGCCTTGGTTCTGCTCCAGTCACCCGATAACTACACGCTACCCATAACCCTGAAAATGTTCGTTGGGGGCGAGGGCAAAGTTGCACTTGGTCCCTTAGCTGCCGGATCGGTAATGGCAGCGGTCCCGTCTATCCTCTTCTTCTCCATTATGCAGAAGAGGCTTACTGGCGGGTTCCTAGCTGGCGCAGTAAAGGGCTAG
- a CDS encoding sugar ABC transporter permease: protein MPPVTTVPLVEGAIPPPAKKKRQKSASEKAKRREAAALVIPSLIPILILSVAPLLMGIALAFTDARLVRNPEYQFVGLDNFAKLAQNELFWSSFRIGLVWAFSVTLLQLVAAMGLALLLNANLKLQGLTRVLALIPWAMPPVVVAIMWRMIYSPNAGPLNAALGMVGLPSDINWLGDFSTALPAVIVVGVWAGMPQTTVTLLAGLQQIPEELNEAAAVDGANAWRRFFAVTWPSMRPIITSITSLNFIWNFNSFSLVYVMTEGGPGGKTMLPMLFTYLEAFKNRNIGYAAAMGLVLVVIVIFLLSFYLWSQFRLDADTQKKG, encoded by the coding sequence ATGCCACCAGTAACAACAGTGCCGCTGGTAGAAGGTGCGATACCTCCGCCCGCAAAGAAAAAGAGGCAGAAAAGCGCTTCGGAGAAGGCAAAGCGTCGCGAGGCGGCCGCCCTGGTAATTCCCTCGCTGATTCCGATTTTGATTCTGTCCGTGGCTCCTTTGCTTATGGGAATTGCCTTGGCTTTCACAGATGCACGACTTGTTCGAAACCCGGAGTATCAGTTTGTAGGCTTGGACAACTTCGCCAAGTTGGCACAAAATGAACTCTTCTGGTCATCATTCAGAATTGGCTTGGTCTGGGCCTTTTCTGTGACGTTGCTGCAGCTGGTCGCCGCTATGGGATTGGCTTTGCTCCTGAACGCAAATCTGAAACTGCAAGGTCTTACAAGGGTTCTTGCACTGATTCCCTGGGCGATGCCTCCGGTTGTTGTCGCGATCATGTGGCGGATGATCTACTCCCCGAATGCTGGTCCGCTGAATGCGGCACTAGGCATGGTTGGACTTCCTTCAGATATCAACTGGCTGGGCGACTTCTCGACTGCGCTGCCGGCCGTTATCGTCGTTGGAGTTTGGGCCGGTATGCCGCAGACGACAGTGACGTTGCTTGCCGGTTTGCAGCAGATTCCCGAAGAACTCAATGAGGCTGCGGCTGTGGACGGGGCGAATGCCTGGCGTCGCTTCTTCGCTGTCACGTGGCCCAGTATGCGTCCAATAATCACATCGATCACGTCGCTGAACTTCATCTGGAACTTTAACTCGTTCTCATTGGTTTACGTGATGACCGAAGGTGGGCCTGGTGGCAAGACCATGCTACCGATGCTCTTCACGTACTTGGAGGCCTTCAAGAATCGGAACATCGGCTATGCGGCTGCAATGGGCCTGGTCCTGGTGGTCATAGTTATTTTTCTACTTTCCTTCTATCTCTGGTCGCAGTTTCGACTGGACGCCGACACGCAGAAGAAAGGTTAA
- a CDS encoding LacI family DNA-binding transcriptional regulator, translating to MESIPNHLVIDADTDFDSEGLMDSRTTIQEVARFAGVSVGSASRALNQNGASKKMVEKVSAAARELGYHPDAVGRSLRTKRTFQIAFAVADIGNPVYVEMLSTIQALVEPAGYRVVVISTGSSNSSTCDLLADIDSGFVDGVIISPLRLSNRVVEAIRSVRIPLVVLGRPLFDEGIDSVSTDSAIGIRLAVEHVVAQGAQNVVLLNGPTDTTPGSVRAKGFLDACDSFGDTLSSHVVTAEDFTVNAGETGAREFLTRSVPDAIVAANDLLAVGAMKAAHKMGLSIPDDLMVTGMDNTDLASYFEPSLTSVSLGSASRAQAAAEILLSRINGDDKPVHSVEVSAELIKRKSTRRWAE from the coding sequence TTGGAATCGATTCCAAATCACTTAGTAATCGACGCTGATACCGATTTTGATTCCGAGGGGCTTATGGATTCACGAACGACCATCCAAGAGGTGGCACGGTTTGCGGGTGTCTCAGTGGGTTCTGCTTCTAGAGCCCTCAATCAGAATGGCGCGAGCAAGAAAATGGTGGAGAAGGTATCCGCCGCAGCTCGCGAACTGGGCTATCACCCGGATGCGGTTGGTCGATCCTTACGGACAAAACGGACCTTTCAGATTGCGTTCGCTGTGGCTGATATAGGTAACCCGGTATACGTTGAAATGCTCAGCACTATTCAAGCTTTGGTCGAACCGGCTGGGTATCGTGTGGTGGTCATTTCGACGGGATCATCTAACAGTTCCACTTGCGATCTCCTGGCGGACATTGACTCTGGCTTCGTCGACGGCGTGATTATCTCCCCGCTGCGACTCTCCAATCGAGTCGTTGAAGCGATCCGCTCGGTTCGCATTCCGTTGGTCGTCCTTGGACGTCCGTTGTTTGACGAGGGTATTGACTCGGTCTCGACGGATTCCGCCATCGGTATCCGATTGGCCGTCGAACATGTTGTAGCACAGGGAGCTCAGAATGTGGTCTTACTGAACGGCCCTACTGACACAACCCCCGGCAGCGTTCGCGCGAAGGGATTTCTGGATGCATGCGACTCTTTCGGCGACACTTTGAGTAGTCACGTCGTAACCGCGGAAGACTTTACGGTGAATGCCGGGGAAACGGGTGCCCGCGAGTTTCTAACCCGCTCTGTGCCTGATGCGATTGTTGCCGCTAACGATTTGCTGGCTGTTGGCGCGATGAAAGCCGCACACAAAATGGGTCTGTCGATTCCGGACGATCTGATGGTCACCGGTATGGATAACACCGACCTGGCCTCCTATTTTGAACCCTCGTTGACCTCGGTGTCCTTGGGGTCGGCTTCTCGTGCACAAGCGGCTGCGGAGATACTGCTCAGTCGCATCAACGGTGATGACAAGCCCGTTCACAGCGTTGAAGTCAGCGCTGAACTCATCAAACGTAAATCGACAAGGAGGTGGGCCGAGTAA